The genomic segment TATTATTACATTTTGCTGCGGTTGAATATGCCTATCAGGTAGAGACGTTTGAGAATAGAGAGTTAAATGAAGAAGAAATTAGAGTTTGGGGCCCTGCACTTGATTTAGGTAAAGAAGGACAAGAAAAGATAAAAGGGAATGACTTACTATTTTATCTTACTAAAATGGAGCAAGTAAGAAATAGAACATTGGACTTTTTGAAATCAGTTAATGATGACTGGCTATATATGGAGGAGCAATTTTGGTACAACAAACAAGCTAACCATTATTTTATGTGGTTTCATGTATTTGAAGATGAAATCAATCATAGGGGCCAAATCAGAATGATTAGGAAAAGATTGAATGTATAGCGAAGAAGATTTGGTCAGCATCAACAAAAGTCAAATATTAAGCTACTGATTGAACCGTAAAGGTTTCAGGAGAGGATGAAAATATATGTTGACTGAGGGCTTTACGCACTGTCTTCAAATTTTTCCAAGCTCTGATATGAACAAGACAGCAGCCTTTTATGAATTAATTGGATTTAGAGCCGTTCATTATCTTGATTCAGAGGAAGCGCATATTTGTTTATATAGGGATCAAATAGAAATCGTGTTAACAAAATCGACTAAAGAAGTTATCGCACCTAATCGAGAAATTCATGGTTATGGATATGATGCTTATTTTATAACCAATAACCAAGAGGAAATGGAGAATGAGTTTAGAACATTAGGAGTTAAGATCGTTCGACCTTTGTCAACGACGGACTATAGCAACAAGGAATTTGTATTTGAGGATATAGATAGAAGATGGATTGCTGTTGGGAACAAACAGTAGAGAAGAGGGTTATAAAAAATATATGAATGGAGTTTTCGAAGAGTGTATGAGCATTATGCGTAATTACTGCAAATCTTGATGGGAGAGTCGATGGAGAAATGGATCATATTCGGTTTCCTATAGGTCAGTTTAAACCAGTGATTAATCCAACAGATGAAGAACGGGTTTTCCTCATCAATCGAATACCAGAAATCATAAAGACGTTAAGAATGATTTTGAGTAATATGGAGCCTGCTCAAATTAACATTCCATACCGCCAAGATGGCTGGACAGTAAAGCAAATCGTTCATCATCTTGCTGATAATGATATGAATGCTTACTTAAGATTTAAGAGGGCGCTAACTGAAGAGGGACCGATGGCGAACTCTTATCGGGAAGATTTATGGGCAGAATTAAGCGACTATAAAAATATACCTATTGAAGACTCTTTATTACTAATTGAAATCCTTCATAAACGATTTCTGATCTTACTTAACCATTCAACAACTGAAGATTTCAGGCGAATCTTGAAAACTCAAGCGCTAGGCGAAGTAACATTAGATATAGCCCTTCAAAGATTTATATGGCATAACGAACATCACATAGCTCAAATCCAATCTTCTATTAAAAAGAATGAATATTAAGCTAAATCAGATTTTGTAAGTACAACATTAGCTGAAATTATTTTAAAATGGAATGCACCGAGTTAGAAAACAATATACGAGAATAAAGACTTCCTTTTTAAAGCTGAAACAGCACTTTTGGATTGGGTTACAGGGGATAGAGCAACCATCGATATTACATCGGCCAGTGATTTTAAAGATAAACGAAATAAATTAATAGAAGTGGCAACCAAATGGATAGAAGCGACAAAAGATAGTTGAACAAGCAAAGGACAGAAAGGGCGGAAATCATTTGATTACGGTTAAGACTCAGATTGAGATTTCTGCTCCTATTCAGCTATTCAGGTTTGTTTTGACTTGGCAAGAGATATAGGCGTACACACAAAAACAGTCTGGAAACACACAAATGAAAAAGCCATTATGGAAGCTGCCTCAGAGCCGATCGGATTAGGCCAAACCGTAACTTTTGAAGCCACTCATTTCTTAGTAAGGCAAAGATTGACCTCGAAAATGACGGAATATCAAGAACCTGTTTTATTTGTCGATGACATGCAAAAGGGAGCGTTTAAGAGCTTAAGGCATGTGCACGAATTCAAACAATTAGCTGATAAGACTATAATGACGGATACGCTGTATTTTGAAGCCCCATTTGGGATGCTTGGAAAAGCAGTTGAAAGACTTATACTTAAGAAGTATATGAGAAAGTTTTTGGAGCATCGGAATCAACAATTAAAGATATGGATCGAACAACGTTAGGCGAAATCTGTGCAAGCAACAAGGAGAAAACATGAAACCAATAAATGACCTACAAACTAGACCGTCAAGTCGCTTTGATGAATATGATCCTGATCAGGATGGAAATAAAAACACCAAATTTGCTGATATCATTATTGATGGAAGATCACTCTACCAAATGCTCAAAAAGCATGATATGGTTCCAGCTCTTGGTTGGGGAAGCGAAGAGAACCAGAGGCAAATGATTGATTATTTTCTATTGAAAAAAGAGCATGAATATATGTATTCAAGATACCCCATACTAGTCTGCCCTTGGTGCGGGGATGAAGAGTGTGGTTTTATTTCTGTTAGAATCGAAAGGGAAGATGATATTGTTGTATGGAAAGATTTCAGAAAAGAGCCGGACGATCAACGTATTCAACTAGGGCCTTATTATTTCAAGTGGGATAAATATGAGAAAG from the Paenibacillus sp. BIHB 4019 genome contains:
- a CDS encoding DinB family protein, producing MNMDNIYLITDIPGYSPQISRLISMMNYARFTTLEAVKDLSKDQLDFLLDAESNSIGALLLHFAAVEYAYQVETFENRELNEEEIRVWGPALDLGKEGQEKIKGNDLLFYLTKMEQVRNRTLDFLKSVNDDWLYMEEQFWYNKQANHYFMWFHVFEDEINHRGQIRMIRKRLNV
- a CDS encoding VOC family protein, producing MTEGFTHCLQIFPSSDMNKTAAFYELIGFRAVHYLDSEEAHICLYRDQIEIVLTKSTKEVIAPNREIHGYGYDAYFITNNQEEMENEFRTLGVKIVRPLSTTDYSNKEFVFEDIDRRWIAVGNKQ
- a CDS encoding YfiT family bacillithiol transferase; this encodes MDHIRFPIGQFKPVINPTDEERVFLINRIPEIIKTLRMILSNMEPAQINIPYRQDGWTVKQIVHHLADNDMNAYLRFKRALTEEGPMANSYREDLWAELSDYKNIPIEDSLLLIEILHKRFLILLNHSTTEDFRRILKTQALGEVTLDIALQRFIWHNEHHIAQIQSSIKKNEY
- a CDS encoding SRPBCC family protein, which produces MARDIGVHTKTVWKHTNEKAIMEAASEPIGLGQTVTFEATHFLVRQRLTSKMTEYQEPVLFVDDMQKGAFKSLRHVHEFKQLADKTIMTDTLYFEAPFGMLGKAVERLILKKYMRKFLEHRNQQLKIWIEQR
- a CDS encoding oxidoreductase yields the protein MKPINDLQTRPSSRFDEYDPDQDGNKNTKFADIIIDGRSLYQMLKKHDMVPALGWGSEENQRQMIDYFLLKKEHEYMYSRYPILVCPWCGDEECGFISVRIEREDDIVVWKDFRKEPDDQRIQLGPYYFKWDKYEKAINDAFGTAGFQ